The Aureispira anguillae genome contains a region encoding:
- a CDS encoding SBBP repeat-containing protein, with protein sequence MIRNKILEIVVILLFLSLNLNAQTFDFEWVGSFSNIQPLNNSGTSYTNDVISDTANNIYTIGFFSGIISFNPNVTNGSMLTSNGDDDIFICKLDASGNYLWVKSIGGINQDFVSAIAIDVNGDLLITGSFSGTVDFDPSSGITNMTSINSFDAFVLKMDTNGNLIWAKQMGGNNQVISQAIATDMDGNVYTTGSFEGTTDFDPSSNITNLTSNGDDDIYVQKLDSLGNFLWTKSIGSAGQDIGRGVKVDNSGNVFVAGSFSGTVDFDPNVGVNNIASNGLLDGFTLKLDINGNFAWIRQTGGTGDDLIRAICIDYNNDLVVTGQISGTVDLDPTIGAFSSQSSGQEDIFVQKLDSNGNFIWATSHGGNSLDWVWGLDIDINNNIYTTGIFTNSLDADPGIGTFTLTSNGLFDIVTQKLSSSGNFIWASQIGGTGTELAYAIDVNTSGDVYTVGFFESNVDFDPTIGVFNLNVGNNQNAFVQKLSQEICSNTFATDIQTACNSYIWIDSNTYTTSNNTATFILQNSAGCDSVITLDLTINTPNVTTTTTYLTITADAQNATYQWLDCNNNNTPIMGETGQSFTATTNGNYAVIVTENGCSDTSACVAITTLNINKLKETSVYAYPNPTQGDLMLSFPQVTTDVLIKVSDTKGQVITTHHYDMVKDIELKLEGEQGIYLITITHSNNNQILRCVKQ encoded by the coding sequence ATGATTAGGAATAAAATATTAGAGATAGTAGTTATACTATTATTTTTATCATTAAATCTAAATGCACAAACATTCGATTTTGAGTGGGTTGGTAGTTTTTCAAATATACAACCTTTAAATAATTCAGGGACAAGTTATACCAATGATGTTATTTCAGATACTGCCAATAATATTTATACAATTGGTTTTTTTTCGGGTATTATTAGTTTTAATCCAAATGTCACCAATGGATCCATGTTAACCTCCAATGGAGATGATGATATTTTTATTTGTAAACTTGACGCTAGTGGAAATTATCTTTGGGTGAAATCTATAGGAGGAATTAATCAAGATTTTGTGAGCGCAATAGCTATAGATGTAAATGGAGATTTACTCATTACAGGTTCCTTCTCTGGAACTGTTGATTTCGATCCAAGTTCAGGAATAACTAATATGACATCTATTAATTCATTTGATGCATTTGTACTAAAAATGGATACCAATGGTAATCTAATTTGGGCAAAACAAATGGGAGGAAATAACCAAGTTATTTCCCAAGCTATAGCAACTGATATGGATGGTAATGTATATACAACAGGTTCCTTTGAAGGCACTACTGATTTTGACCCTTCTAGTAACATAACAAATTTAACCTCCAATGGAGATGATGATATTTATGTTCAAAAATTAGATTCACTTGGAAATTTTCTTTGGACTAAATCTATAGGTAGTGCAGGGCAGGATATAGGAAGAGGCGTAAAAGTGGATAATTCGGGAAATGTCTTTGTGGCAGGCTCCTTCTCTGGAACTGTTGATTTTGATCCTAATGTAGGAGTGAATAATATTGCAAGTAATGGTTTGTTAGATGGATTTACTCTAAAATTAGACATTAATGGTAATTTTGCTTGGATTCGTCAAACGGGAGGGACTGGTGATGACCTAATACGTGCAATTTGCATAGATTATAATAATGATTTAGTTGTTACTGGGCAGATATCAGGTACGGTAGATCTTGATCCAACAATTGGTGCCTTTTCCTCTCAATCAAGTGGACAAGAAGATATTTTTGTTCAAAAGTTAGACAGTAATGGCAATTTTATTTGGGCTACAAGCCATGGTGGAAATTCATTAGATTGGGTATGGGGATTAGATATAGATATAAATAACAATATCTATACTACAGGTATTTTTACTAATTCCTTAGATGCAGACCCAGGAATAGGAACATTTACCCTAACTTCAAATGGTTTATTTGATATAGTGACTCAGAAGCTATCTTCTAGTGGCAATTTTATTTGGGCTAGCCAAATTGGAGGAACAGGGACTGAATTGGCTTATGCAATTGATGTCAATACATCAGGTGATGTATATACAGTAGGTTTTTTTGAATCTAATGTAGACTTCGATCCTACAATTGGAGTTTTCAATCTGAATGTAGGGAATAATCAAAACGCATTTGTGCAGAAGTTGAGCCAAGAAATATGTTCCAATACTTTTGCTACTGACATACAAACAGCCTGCAATTCCTATATTTGGATAGATAGCAACACCTATACAACTTCTAACAATACGGCAACATTTATACTTCAAAATAGTGCTGGGTGTGATTCTGTAATAACATTAGATTTAACAATAAATACTCCTAATGTTACTACAACTACTACCTACCTGACTATTACAGCAGATGCACAAAATGCTACTTACCAATGGCTCGATTGTAATAACAACAATACACCAATTATGGGAGAAACTGGACAATCTTTCACTGCCACTACAAATGGAAATTATGCAGTTATTGTTACTGAAAACGGGTGTTCTGATACTTCAGCTTGCGTGGCAATTACAACTCTGAATATAAATAAGTTAAAAGAAACATCAGTATATGCTTATCCCAATCCCACCCAAGGTGATCTTATGCTCTCATTTCCTCAAGTTACTACTGATGTTTTGATTAAGGTAAGTGACACTAAAGGGCAAGTTATTACTACACATCACTATGACATGGTTAAAGATATAGAATTAAAATTAGAGGGGGAGCAGGGTATCTACCTTATTACAATAACTCACAGTAATAATAATCAAATTTTACGTTGCGTAAAACAATAA
- a CDS encoding sensor histidine kinase, which translates to MTWSLKYIRLKALILFCGLLLACIAYSQEPSYENYGREELSGLTIYDQLMSSDEIMYIATSDGVFAYNSIKFQEFKVPKGVKGKSFFDLKENDKNQIFCSNLNGQFFKINGDSLQLFHELSDTMVASFNHYEVVKEGMIINSYPPILVDWEGTVVSKLKSYFFSHLSNDFISRETIGNCDSIEFKVYSNKKYNDPALYSTTIPHQECLIGFFYHAECLYLSNKCLGNICKLNIRTNEFTTFFNAPSFGQGILLDNQQYWAKSSLNGVFEFDINDTTQYQHYYKDFYISPQENSLHGIFLGSDGNGIYQVKNKFLHTFPELNSHYNFRGIIKGPNNRYVIYTRDEVFLLSEKFLLHKIFKSKDLISHVLYAKHSGKLLISSSNKLHIYTAISDTSVLLSKSIHSPNIKSLFEIDYDTFIFSGSGEIGKLNINDDISDKNYLKRVRASCCLKHNDCLYFGTYHGLLEYTEGKNKPNVIKYNGNNIFATKLFTFQNRIIIYSKEYGILQLYKGEVAPMKEIGIESEKIQDIYFNAPYLSITTKKMLVIHDLRLNKQVKFAESNGLNSLNIRSILIDNKILYLVTDKGLQRIPLSKLTLNDSIPHIRINNIFLNDSLISRRNNQFKYWQNKLSFEIVGNAYGKQKNTFYKYKLEGLSSKWYTKKYYDNVIKYQSLPPGKYRLRIIIVYKDREGKEIHYAFYISPPFWQAWWFYVLIVIIAMLTALLIYRVYSLRKIQKIELDNQINKLKLQAIQSQMNPHFIFNAINAIQESVLYDKRKKTYQHINKFSKLVRLTLNFSNEELISLQEELELLELYLELEKIRFPEDFEFEINIQANIDLQIPPMLIQPLVENAILHGLFHKKGVKQLKIKIEEKEQLLITVEDNGVGRKASTVINQRRKKAFEKSFATNAVEDRLMLLKQNYDENMIGVEYIDLFDNKKIPSGTLVLLRLPLIQDF; encoded by the coding sequence ATGACATGGAGCCTAAAATATATAAGACTTAAAGCTCTTATTCTTTTTTGTGGATTACTATTGGCTTGTATAGCTTATTCTCAAGAACCATCTTATGAAAATTATGGGAGAGAAGAATTGTCTGGTTTGACTATCTATGATCAACTAATGTCTTCTGACGAAATTATGTATATAGCTACAAGTGATGGTGTTTTTGCTTACAACTCAATAAAATTTCAAGAATTTAAAGTACCCAAAGGTGTCAAAGGAAAGTCTTTTTTTGACCTAAAGGAAAACGACAAGAATCAAATCTTTTGCTCTAATTTAAATGGTCAATTTTTTAAGATTAATGGCGATTCACTTCAACTATTTCATGAGCTTTCTGATACGATGGTAGCTTCTTTCAATCATTATGAAGTCGTTAAAGAAGGGATGATAATCAATTCATATCCTCCCATACTTGTAGATTGGGAAGGAACAGTAGTTAGTAAACTAAAATCTTATTTTTTTTCCCACCTTTCCAATGATTTTATATCTAGAGAAACGATAGGAAATTGTGATTCTATTGAGTTCAAAGTTTATTCAAATAAAAAGTACAATGATCCAGCACTTTATAGTACCACAATTCCTCATCAAGAGTGTCTTATAGGCTTCTTTTATCATGCAGAGTGTCTATATTTGAGTAATAAATGTCTAGGTAATATATGTAAGTTAAATATACGAACTAATGAATTTACAACATTTTTTAATGCCCCTTCTTTTGGACAAGGGATTTTATTAGATAATCAACAATACTGGGCGAAATCATCCTTGAATGGTGTTTTTGAATTTGATATAAACGATACTACACAATATCAACATTATTATAAAGATTTCTATATTTCTCCTCAAGAAAACAGTCTACATGGAATCTTTTTAGGATCTGATGGAAATGGTATCTATCAAGTTAAAAATAAATTTCTGCATACATTTCCAGAACTAAATTCACACTACAATTTTAGGGGAATTATAAAAGGTCCTAATAATCGATATGTAATTTATACAAGAGATGAAGTATTTTTGCTGTCAGAGAAATTTTTATTGCACAAGATTTTCAAATCTAAAGATCTAATATCGCATGTTCTATACGCTAAACACAGTGGAAAACTTTTAATTTCTTCAAGTAATAAATTACATATTTATACTGCTATTTCAGATACTAGTGTTTTGTTATCTAAATCTATTCATAGTCCTAATATTAAATCACTTTTTGAAATTGATTATGATACATTCATATTTTCTGGTAGTGGTGAAATTGGTAAATTAAATATTAACGACGATATTTCAGATAAAAACTATTTAAAACGGGTTCGTGCTAGTTGTTGTTTAAAACATAATGACTGTTTATATTTTGGTACATATCACGGTCTTTTGGAGTATACAGAAGGTAAAAATAAGCCTAATGTGATTAAATACAATGGGAATAACATCTTTGCAACTAAGTTATTCACTTTTCAAAATCGAATAATCATCTATTCTAAAGAATATGGAATTCTTCAATTATACAAGGGTGAAGTAGCTCCTATGAAAGAGATTGGTATTGAAAGCGAAAAAATTCAAGATATTTATTTTAATGCCCCCTATTTAAGTATCACAACAAAGAAAATGCTTGTTATTCACGATTTACGATTGAATAAACAAGTGAAATTTGCAGAAAGTAATGGTCTTAATTCTTTAAACATTAGATCTATATTAATAGATAATAAGATATTGTATTTGGTAACGGATAAAGGTCTTCAACGTATACCTCTCTCAAAACTAACCTTAAATGATTCTATTCCCCATATTCGAATAAATAACATTTTTCTCAATGATAGTTTGATCTCAAGGAGGAACAATCAATTTAAATATTGGCAGAATAAATTGTCCTTCGAAATAGTTGGAAACGCCTATGGTAAACAAAAAAATACTTTCTATAAATATAAATTAGAAGGACTTTCTAGTAAATGGTACACGAAAAAATATTATGATAATGTAATTAAATATCAATCTTTACCACCAGGGAAATATAGATTGAGAATTATTATTGTGTACAAGGATAGAGAAGGCAAAGAAATACATTATGCATTTTACATTTCGCCTCCATTTTGGCAGGCATGGTGGTTCTATGTGTTAATTGTTATAATTGCAATGCTTACTGCCTTGCTCATTTATCGTGTATATTCCTTAAGAAAAATTCAGAAAATAGAGTTAGATAATCAAATTAACAAACTTAAACTTCAGGCTATTCAATCACAGATGAATCCGCATTTTATTTTTAATGCAATCAATGCCATTCAGGAATCTGTACTCTATGATAAAAGAAAAAAAACCTATCAACACATCAATAAGTTTTCTAAGTTAGTACGCCTTACACTAAATTTTTCAAATGAAGAATTAATTTCTTTACAGGAGGAATTAGAATTGTTAGAATTGTATCTCGAATTGGAAAAAATTCGTTTCCCTGAAGATTTTGAATTTGAAATCAATATTCAAGCTAATATTGATTTACAGATTCCACCTATGCTTATTCAGCCTTTGGTTGAAAATGCAATCTTACACGGATTATTTCATAAAAAGGGGGTAAAACAGTTGAAAATTAAAATTGAGGAGAAGGAGCAATTGTTGATTACTGTTGAGGATAATGGTGTTGGGAGAAAAGCATCAACAGTAATCAACCAGCGTAGAAAAAAAGCATTCGAAAAATCATTTGCTACAAATGCCGTGGAGGATCGATTAATGCTTCTAAAGCAAAATTATGATGAAAATATGATTGGGGTTGAATACATAGATTTATTTGATAACAAGAAAATCCCTTCAGGAACATTAGTATTATTGAGATTACCTTTAATTCAAGATTTTTAA
- a CDS encoding RHS repeat domain-containing protein, translated as MINDVKSRENINGTIEYTANVIQSSDSYPFGWDIKERSFSTDQYRFSFNGKENDLEWGNQHIQDYGFRLYNPALAKFLSVDPLAPEYPELTPYQFASNRPIDGIDLDGLEYDSKTKYYDIHNHSPALVKAIHGFSGSVGDFRGYTVNFIIKHHIGLKGGFQIAGGLGMFQTGAGLSGSGYGAIVGVPMMLFGSMNMVLGGTNVIHDVAIGSNRSGALTGYSNAGHLMGNQFGEKAGWVGSNLYTTASIVSSFNLSFRAGVFDKGGSPLFLSGAGYARLGTMSGDIRTSFSMFGATINGLILHRNFVSPYINPFLTPPPYYLNEFLNNMGTLGNAIGSMSSNIGSQAREGYNESAKKAINAVNTLSQDFKGAVQEAKNIGKAVNEKVQGEIKDFENQSFRACRPVVNSAKLKINGHPIINYKK; from the coding sequence GTGATTAATGACGTAAAATCTAGAGAAAATATTAACGGTACAATAGAGTATACTGCTAATGTTATTCAAAGCTCAGATAGTTACCCCTTTGGTTGGGATATTAAGGAGCGGTCTTTCTCTACTGACCAATATAGATTTTCATTTAACGGAAAGGAAAATGATCTTGAATGGGGGAATCAGCATATACAAGATTATGGTTTCCGTCTGTACAATCCTGCCTTAGCTAAGTTCCTTAGTGTTGATCCGCTTGCGCCTGAGTATCCTGAGCTTACTCCCTATCAGTTTGCTTCTAATCGACCAATTGATGGGATTGATTTAGATGGTTTAGAGTATGACTCAAAGACTAAATACTATGATATTCATAATCATTCCCCGGCATTAGTTAAAGCAATTCATGGTTTTAGTGGATCTGTTGGAGATTTTAGAGGGTATACTGTGAATTTTATTATTAAACATCATATAGGTCTTAAAGGTGGATTTCAAATTGCAGGTGGTTTGGGAATGTTTCAAACAGGGGCTGGTCTTTCTGGGTCAGGATATGGAGCTATTGTAGGTGTTCCTATGATGCTTTTTGGTTCAATGAATATGGTTTTAGGAGGAACTAATGTTATACATGATGTGGCTATTGGTAGTAATCGTTCTGGAGCTTTAACTGGCTATTCTAACGCTGGGCATTTAATGGGTAATCAATTTGGTGAAAAAGCAGGATGGGTTGGTTCTAATCTGTACACAACTGCAAGTATAGTTTCTTCTTTTAATTTGTCATTTAGAGCGGGGGTATTTGATAAAGGGGGAAGTCCACTTTTTCTTTCTGGGGCAGGATATGCTAGATTAGGAACAATGTCAGGAGATATTCGAACAAGCTTCTCTATGTTTGGAGCTACAATTAATGGTTTGATATTGCATAGGAATTTTGTTAGCCCTTATATCAACCCTTTTTTAACTCCTCCTCCGTACTATTTGAATGAATTTCTAAATAACATGGGAACCTTAGGAAATGCAATAGGCTCGATGTCTTCAAATATTGGATCTCAAGCACGAGAAGGATATAATGAGAGTGCTAAGAAAGCTATCAATGCGGTTAATACTTTATCTCAGGATTTTAAGGGTGCAGTTCAAGAAGCTAAAAATATAGGCAAAGCTGTTAATGAAAAAGTGCAAGGGGAAATTAAAGATTTTGAAAATCAGAGTTTTAGGGCTTGTAGGCCCGTGGTAAATAGTGCAAAATTGAAAATAAATGGCCATCCAATTATAAATTACAAGAAGTAA
- a CDS encoding LytR/AlgR family response regulator transcription factor has translation MINAIIVDDERSARNILQKLLDMNHPEIHVLDTCPDLLTAVQSIKKHQPDVVFLDVEMPRNSGFEITNYFNPINFEIIFITAYDQYAIKAFEISALDYILKPIEVDRLESCIKKLSKNIEIADLTDRLKVLTETIESQKVSKITVYYKGSRYIIEVSNIIAVKAEHAYCTIYISGSNDLFVISKNLKQVTHLIDDNKQFYRTHRSWLINLNKMQSYSKSKGIVTLEGSIEARLSKYKFEDFEKFIMNR, from the coding sequence ATGATAAATGCAATCATAGTAGATGACGAAAGGTCAGCGAGGAATATATTACAAAAACTTCTAGATATGAATCACCCAGAGATTCATGTTTTAGATACCTGCCCAGACTTGCTCACTGCTGTACAATCAATAAAAAAGCATCAGCCAGATGTTGTATTTCTTGATGTTGAAATGCCAAGGAACTCTGGATTTGAAATCACGAACTATTTTAATCCCATCAATTTTGAGATCATTTTTATTACGGCATATGATCAATATGCAATTAAAGCATTTGAAATTTCTGCCTTGGATTATATTTTGAAACCAATAGAAGTAGATCGTTTAGAGAGCTGCATCAAGAAGCTATCTAAAAACATAGAAATAGCTGATTTGACTGATAGATTAAAAGTGCTTACAGAAACTATTGAATCACAAAAAGTATCAAAAATTACCGTCTACTACAAAGGTAGTCGATACATCATTGAAGTTTCCAATATCATTGCAGTCAAAGCGGAGCATGCTTATTGTACGATCTATATAAGTGGTAGTAATGATCTATTTGTTATCAGCAAAAACCTAAAACAAGTCACACACTTAATTGATGACAACAAGCAGTTTTATAGAACACATCGTTCATGGCTGATCAATCTTAATAAAATGCAATCCTACTCTAAATCAAAGGGAATTGTCACCTTAGAGGGATCCATTGAAGCACGATTGTCAAAATACAAATTTGAGGATTTCGAAAAATTCATCATGAACCGTTGA
- a CDS encoding JAB domain-containing protein, giving the protein MNEKNENAMRINLSDAEKIRVLNSEDIFDIMQKVLKRESKLDKDKRHFWAIGLDVRSKVSLLELVSLGTMAKKDLHASDVYANAIHKQVKKVILCHNSPDGSLQVSEEAKDLTDWLIQVGLIVNIPVYDHLIMTEKSYKSFKETGLLAELEKSKKYVIPMELERRVREEEQRKAAVELEHVKQQVNEKIYEEVGQNRFDIAYAMKEKGFSIKIISEVTGLSEEEVEMA; this is encoded by the coding sequence ATGAACGAAAAAAATGAAAATGCTATGCGAATTAATTTAAGTGACGCAGAAAAAATACGGGTGTTGAACTCAGAAGATATATTTGATATTATGCAAAAAGTGTTGAAGCGAGAGAGTAAGTTGGATAAGGATAAACGGCACTTTTGGGCAATAGGATTGGATGTAAGAAGCAAAGTAAGTTTATTAGAGTTAGTGAGCTTGGGAACAATGGCAAAGAAAGATTTACATGCCTCAGATGTCTATGCCAATGCGATCCACAAGCAAGTTAAAAAGGTAATCTTATGCCATAATAGTCCAGATGGGAGTTTACAAGTAAGTGAGGAAGCGAAGGACTTAACAGATTGGTTGATCCAAGTAGGTTTAATCGTAAATATCCCAGTTTATGATCATTTGATAATGACAGAAAAGAGCTATAAAAGTTTTAAGGAAACGGGCTTATTGGCAGAGTTAGAGAAGAGTAAAAAGTATGTGATCCCAATGGAGTTGGAGCGAAGAGTAAGAGAGGAAGAACAACGAAAAGCAGCAGTTGAGTTAGAGCATGTAAAACAGCAAGTGAATGAAAAAATCTATGAAGAAGTAGGTCAAAATAGATTTGATATAGCTTATGCAATGAAAGAAAAAGGTTTTTCAATCAAAATAATATCAGAGGTAACAGGCTTGTCAGAAGAAGAAGTGGAGATGGCATAA
- a CDS encoding T9SS type A sorting domain-containing protein: MVNRKIIVLFITVLLIPFLGNTQHWNQKGVDIDGEAAGDNSGSSVSLSSDGNTLAIGAYLNAGNGTDAGHVRVHEWNGTAWNQKGVDIDGEAANDWSGSSVSLSSDGNTLAIGAYLNDGNGSNAGHVRVYEWNGITWTPKGVDIDGEAANDRSGSSVSLNSDGNTLAIGARGNDGNGTDAGHVRVYEWNGTAWIPKGVDIDGEAAGDFSGSSLSLSSNGNTLAIGAERNDGNGSNAGHVHVYEWNGTTWTPKGVDIDGEAAYDNSGSSVSLSSDGNTLVIGAYLNDGNGTDAGHVRVYEWNGTTWNQKGVDIDGEAANDWSGSSVSLSSDGNILAIGALWNDGNGTDAGHVCAYEFCSSTSSTDVHTTCDSYTWIDGNTYTSSNNTATFVLTNMAGCDSIVTLDLTINTPTTGTDVQTACDSYTWIDGNTYTSSNNTATFTLQNVAGCDSIVTLDLTINLVNTTTSIMGVTIMANTSNVAYQWLDCNNNNTPITGETGQSFTATTNGNYAVIVTENGCSDTSACVAITTLNINKLRETSVYAYPNPTQGDLMLSFPQVTTDVLIKVSDTKGQIITTHHYDMAKDVELKLEGTQGIYLITITHSNNNQILRCIKQ, encoded by the coding sequence ATGGTTAATAGGAAAATAATTGTATTGTTTATAACTGTATTGCTTATTCCCTTTTTAGGGAACACGCAACATTGGAATCAAAAAGGCGTGGATATTGACGGAGAAGCTGCAGGTGATAACAGTGGAAGTAGCGTTTCCTTAAGTTCAGATGGAAATACGCTTGCTATTGGTGCTTACCTGAATGCTGGAAATGGCACAGATGCAGGTCATGTCCGCGTACATGAATGGAATGGGACTGCTTGGAACCAAAAAGGCGTAGATATTGATGGGGAAGCTGCAAATGATTGGAGTGGAAGTAGTGTGTCTTTAAGTTCAGATGGAAATACGCTTGCTATTGGTGCTTATCTGAATGATGGCAATGGAAGTAATGCAGGTCATGTCCGTGTGTATGAATGGAATGGGATTACTTGGACCCCCAAAGGCGTAGATATTGATGGAGAAGCTGCAAATGACCGAAGTGGAAGTAGTGTGTCCTTAAATTCAGATGGAAATACACTTGCCATTGGGGCTCGAGGTAATGATGGAAATGGCACAGATGCAGGTCATGTCCGTGTGTATGAATGGAATGGGACTGCTTGGATCCCAAAAGGCGTGGATATTGATGGGGAAGCTGCAGGTGATTTCAGTGGAAGTAGTCTGTCCTTAAGTTCAAATGGAAATACACTCGCTATTGGTGCTGAAAGGAATGATGGCAATGGAAGTAATGCAGGTCATGTCCATGTGTATGAATGGAATGGGACTACTTGGACCCCCAAAGGCGTGGATATTGATGGAGAAGCTGCATATGATAACAGTGGAAGTAGTGTGTCCTTAAGTTCAGATGGAAATACGCTCGTTATTGGGGCTTACTTGAATGATGGAAATGGTACAGATGCAGGTCATGTTCGTGTGTATGAATGGAATGGAACTACTTGGAATCAAAAAGGTGTGGATATTGATGGGGAAGCTGCAAATGATTGGAGTGGAAGTAGTGTGTCCTTAAGTTCAGATGGAAATATACTTGCTATTGGTGCTTTATGGAATGATGGAAATGGTACAGATGCAGGTCATGTCTGTGCTTATGAATTTTGTTCTAGCACATCTAGTACCGATGTGCATACAACCTGTGATTCCTATACATGGATTGATGGAAATACTTATACTTCATCGAATAATACAGCAACATTTGTATTAACTAATATGGCTGGTTGTGATTCTATAGTAACGCTTGATTTGACCATCAATACCCCAACTACAGGAACAGATGTACAAACAGCCTGCGATTCTTATACATGGATTGATGGGAATACTTATACTTCATCGAATAATACAGCAACGTTCACATTACAAAATGTTGCAGGTTGCGATTCCATTGTAACACTTGATTTAACAATCAATCTAGTGAATACGACTACATCAATTATGGGGGTAACTATCATGGCAAATACGTCAAATGTCGCTTATCAATGGCTCGATTGTAATAACAACAATACACCAATTACGGGAGAAACTGGGCAATCTTTCACTGCCACTACAAATGGAAATTATGCAGTTATTGTTACTGAAAATGGGTGTTCTGATACTTCAGCTTGTGTGGCAATTACAACTTTGAATATAAATAAGTTAAGAGAAACATCAGTATATGCTTATCCCAATCCCACCCAAGGTGATCTTATGCTCTCATTTCCTCAAGTTACTACTGATGTTTTGATTAAGGTAAGTGACACTAAAGGACAAATTATTACTACACATCACTATGATATGGCTAAAGATGTAGAATTAAAATTAGAGGGTACTCAAGGCATCTACCTTATTACAATAACTCACAGTAATAATAATCAAATTCTGCGTTGCATAAAACAATAA